From the Pedobacter cryoconitis genome, one window contains:
- a CDS encoding RagB/SusD family nutrient uptake outer membrane protein, translating to MMKKIYTVFTFTALLFMGACKKDSAFLDVPPKQIIPEEVAFSDPALALSVLGDLYNRQLDFSSLDGDGWRSFVDFSEAFPSENGSYNIVQRTGWGYGEWGIWDYGYIRDMNLFIKRATAATKLTEADKARFIAEARFLRANFYFEMAKRMGGIPLITEPMQYDYSGNVTNLQVPRSKESEVYDFVISEAEAIKNILPKDVNQKSRASKGAALAMEARAALYAGSIAKYGFKTPQVTLPGAEVGIPAGLAGGYYQKALAAAQEIINGQAGGYQLYKVLPDLSENFAAVFLDKSSVNQESIFIEDFKVNSAKVHGFTTNNQPFSISDEGLDAGRLNPSLNLVQAFEKLDNTYAPIATKDGQGNPVYYTNQLDAFAGRDARLAGTILLPNGAFKGKNVDVWAGYQLADGSILTSDDASHLAKLPGTDVAVQVVGKDGPVNGQEFRSQTGFYIRKYLDPQVGSGRRGRQSDVAFIRYRYAEVLLNAAEAAFELGMGGIADGYINQVRARAGLTRAIQGVTFDQIVHERRVELVFEGHTLYDMKRWRLAHIVWDGSKMSVSQLVSDIGLSTKKNTQPYGLWPYKYYNPGNPNHGKWLFKEVLPTAVTGANMFQMGNYYSTIGDDVLSANPKIVKQPNQ from the coding sequence ATGATGAAGAAGATATATACAGTATTCACCTTTACTGCCCTTTTATTTATGGGGGCTTGTAAAAAAGACAGTGCATTTTTAGATGTACCTCCTAAACAGATTATTCCCGAAGAAGTTGCGTTCTCGGATCCGGCTTTAGCGCTTTCTGTTTTAGGAGATTTGTATAACCGGCAGCTGGATTTTTCAAGTTTGGACGGGGATGGCTGGCGGTCATTCGTTGATTTTAGTGAAGCTTTTCCTTCCGAAAATGGAAGTTATAATATTGTTCAGCGCACAGGCTGGGGGTATGGAGAATGGGGGATCTGGGATTATGGATATATCCGTGACATGAATCTTTTTATAAAGCGGGCCACTGCGGCAACCAAGCTTACCGAAGCAGATAAAGCCAGGTTCATTGCAGAAGCACGTTTTCTCAGAGCTAATTTTTATTTTGAAATGGCAAAACGTATGGGGGGAATACCTTTGATTACAGAGCCAATGCAATATGATTATTCTGGTAATGTAACTAATTTACAGGTTCCAAGGTCAAAAGAATCAGAGGTTTATGATTTCGTTATCAGTGAAGCTGAAGCGATAAAAAATATATTACCAAAAGATGTGAACCAGAAATCAAGAGCATCTAAAGGGGCAGCACTGGCGATGGAAGCGCGTGCTGCCTTATATGCCGGATCTATTGCTAAATATGGTTTTAAAACTCCACAGGTTACTTTGCCGGGTGCAGAAGTGGGAATACCTGCTGGTTTGGCTGGCGGTTATTATCAAAAAGCCCTTGCAGCTGCACAAGAGATCATCAATGGGCAGGCTGGTGGTTATCAGCTGTACAAAGTTTTACCTGATCTTTCGGAGAATTTTGCGGCAGTTTTTCTGGATAAAAGCAGTGTTAATCAGGAATCAATTTTTATTGAAGATTTTAAGGTGAACTCTGCGAAGGTTCATGGTTTTACAACTAATAATCAGCCCTTTTCTATTTCTGATGAAGGCTTGGATGCCGGGCGTCTGAATCCTTCTTTAAACCTGGTACAAGCTTTTGAAAAACTGGACAATACTTATGCACCTATCGCTACAAAGGATGGACAAGGTAATCCTGTATATTACACCAATCAGCTCGATGCTTTTGCAGGTAGAGATGCCCGGTTAGCAGGAACAATTTTATTGCCTAATGGAGCTTTCAAAGGCAAGAATGTTGATGTCTGGGCTGGTTACCAGTTAGCTGATGGTAGTATTTTAACAAGTGACGATGCCAGTCATCTGGCTAAATTACCAGGAACTGACGTTGCTGTTCAGGTAGTGGGGAAAGACGGTCCGGTTAACGGACAGGAATTCAGGTCACAAACAGGATTTTATATCCGTAAATATTTAGATCCGCAGGTAGGTTCCGGAAGAAGGGGAAGACAGAGTGATGTCGCTTTTATCCGTTACCGTTATGCAGAAGTTTTATTGAATGCTGCCGAAGCTGCTTTTGAGCTGGGGATGGGTGGTATTGCCGATGGGTACATCAACCAGGTTCGCGCCAGAGCCGGCTTAACCAGAGCTATACAAGGGGTTACATTTGATCAGATTGTTCATGAGCGCCGGGTAGAACTGGTCTTTGAAGGACATACTTTATATGATATGAAAAGATGGCGTTTAGCGCATATCGTTTGGGATGGAAGTAAAATGTCGGTGAGTCAGTTGGTGAGTGATATTGGATTGTCTACTAAGAAAAATACTCAGCCTTATGGACTTTGGCCGTATAAGTACTACAATCCTGGAAATCCAAATCATGGCAAATGGCTCTTTAAAGAGGTACTGCCTACAGCAGTTACTGGAGCAAACATGTTCCAGATGGGGAATTATTATTCGACTATTGGAGATGATGTTTTATCTGCGAATCCAAAAATTGTTAAACAACCAAACCAGTAA
- a CDS encoding DUF3823 domain-containing protein, giving the protein MKLKPIYILLFFLPVFSCKKDNYKELSTTLKGRILYNNEEIGLEYDRVPMEFYQMGFGKKGAITASFAQDGSYSVLFSDGNYKVIIPNGQGPFKWHQNAAGVNDTLTLTVNGSQTLDLQAIPYYLIRNAVYKVSGADLTATFRVDQIITGNTAKKIERVNLYVNKTQFVSGADNIANSELSGGAITDPTALTLKVNVPAIVPVQNYVFARIGVKIEGLEDMVFSPLQKIQL; this is encoded by the coding sequence ATGAAGTTAAAACCTATATATATCCTATTATTTTTCCTGCCGGTTTTCTCCTGTAAAAAGGATAATTACAAAGAGCTTTCCACCACTTTAAAAGGAAGGATCCTGTATAACAATGAAGAAATCGGATTGGAGTATGACCGTGTCCCTATGGAATTCTACCAAATGGGTTTTGGAAAAAAAGGTGCGATTACGGCAAGCTTTGCTCAGGATGGAAGTTATTCGGTGCTTTTTTCTGATGGTAATTATAAGGTGATTATCCCTAACGGACAAGGGCCTTTTAAATGGCATCAAAATGCAGCCGGAGTCAATGATACTTTAACATTGACGGTGAATGGAAGTCAGACGCTGGACTTGCAGGCAATCCCTTATTACCTGATCAGGAATGCCGTTTATAAAGTTTCGGGAGCTGACCTGACTGCCACATTCCGTGTGGATCAGATTATAACAGGGAATACTGCTAAAAAAATTGAGCGTGTTAATTTATACGTGAATAAAACTCAGTTTGTTTCCGGCGCAGACAATATTGCCAATTCAGAGTTATCAGGAGGAGCTATAACCGATCCCACTGCTTTAACGCTTAAAGTTAATGTTCCGGCTATTGTCCCGGTTCAGAATTATGTTTTCGCCCGTATAGGGGTAAAAATAGAAGGATTAGAAGACATGGTCTTTTCACCTCTTCAAAAAATCCAGTTGTAA
- a CDS encoding glycoside hydrolase family 2 protein, whose translation MMKKILTGTMLLLLGYSANAQQAKWTLIKDKIVSPWAEKVNPTAPLPEYPRPQLVRNNNWKNLNGLWEYAIIPKDQQEPAQYQGNILVPFAVESALSGVGKTVGKDSVLWYKNTITLPASASNKDVLLHFGAVDWQAEIFVNGKSAGKHEGGFDPFSLNITSLLKKGNKQEIKVRVWDPTDEGPQPRGKQVRKPESIWYTPVTGIWQTVWLEAVPKSYILSTKQTPDIDAHHISVSAAVQNNQPGDQLKISILDGSVVIAEKQVAVDATAEISVENEKLWSPEHPFLYDLKITLLRNGKAIDEIKSYFAMRKISMEPDAKGIQRMLLNNKFVFQYGPLDQGWWPDGLYTAPTEEAMVYDIDELKKMGFNMIRKHIKVEPARYYNYCDKVGMLLWQDMPSGDLGNGWENNPGILDRATDKNRTAESEGYYRKEWDAIMNSLHNFPSIVVWVPFNEAWGQFKTVEITEWTMKKDPSRLVNSASGGNFYITGHMVDLHNYPHPAMPRPDLFGRSHILVLGEFGGLGLPVDGHTWQQKNNWGYQSFKTPGDLFAKYAAFTKRIEELIPLGLSAAVYTQTTDVEGEVNGFMTYDRKVIKMPVEDLKRVNDKLYLIPAP comes from the coding sequence ATGATGAAGAAAATTCTAACGGGAACAATGCTCTTACTATTAGGCTATTCTGCCAATGCACAGCAGGCAAAATGGACTTTAATTAAAGACAAGATTGTTTCTCCATGGGCCGAAAAGGTAAACCCAACAGCCCCTTTGCCGGAATATCCGAGGCCGCAGCTTGTGCGCAACAATAACTGGAAAAACCTGAATGGACTTTGGGAATATGCGATTATACCAAAAGACCAGCAAGAACCTGCTCAATATCAGGGCAATATTCTTGTACCATTTGCCGTAGAGTCTGCTTTATCCGGAGTCGGTAAAACGGTGGGTAAAGACAGTGTATTGTGGTATAAAAATACCATCACACTGCCTGCATCAGCGAGCAATAAAGATGTGCTGCTGCATTTTGGAGCAGTAGACTGGCAGGCAGAGATTTTTGTAAACGGCAAAAGCGCTGGTAAACATGAAGGCGGTTTTGACCCTTTTTCATTGAACATTACTTCCTTGCTTAAAAAAGGGAATAAGCAGGAAATTAAAGTACGGGTATGGGATCCGACCGATGAAGGGCCACAGCCAAGAGGAAAACAGGTGAGAAAGCCTGAAAGTATCTGGTATACACCAGTAACGGGTATCTGGCAAACGGTTTGGCTGGAAGCTGTCCCAAAATCTTATATTTTATCTACTAAACAGACACCGGATATCGATGCGCACCATATTTCGGTAAGTGCTGCGGTTCAAAATAATCAGCCAGGTGACCAATTGAAAATCAGTATATTAGATGGTAGTGTCGTCATTGCTGAAAAACAGGTAGCTGTAGATGCAACGGCAGAGATTTCAGTTGAAAATGAAAAATTATGGTCTCCGGAACATCCATTCTTATATGATCTGAAAATCACACTTCTGCGTAATGGGAAAGCCATAGATGAAATAAAAAGTTATTTCGCCATGCGTAAAATCTCTATGGAGCCGGATGCCAAAGGTATTCAACGGATGCTGCTGAACAACAAATTTGTATTTCAATATGGCCCGCTCGATCAGGGTTGGTGGCCAGATGGTTTATATACAGCACCTACAGAAGAGGCGATGGTATACGATATTGACGAACTTAAAAAAATGGGGTTCAATATGATTCGTAAGCATATTAAAGTGGAGCCCGCAAGATATTACAACTATTGTGACAAAGTTGGAATGTTGTTGTGGCAGGATATGCCAAGTGGTGATCTGGGCAATGGATGGGAAAACAATCCCGGCATACTTGACCGTGCTACAGACAAAAACAGGACTGCTGAATCTGAAGGATATTACCGTAAAGAATGGGACGCGATCATGAACAGCTTGCATAATTTCCCTTCTATTGTAGTTTGGGTACCTTTTAATGAGGCTTGGGGACAGTTTAAAACTGTTGAAATTACAGAATGGACGATGAAAAAAGATCCTTCCCGTTTGGTTAATAGTGCAAGCGGAGGTAATTTTTATATCACCGGACATATGGTTGACCTGCATAATTATCCGCATCCGGCAATGCCAAGACCAGATTTGTTTGGCCGGAGTCACATCCTTGTTTTAGGTGAGTTCGGCGGATTGGGATTACCGGTGGATGGACATACCTGGCAACAAAAAAATAACTGGGGCTATCAGTCTTTCAAAACTCCTGGTGACCTGTTTGCCAAATATGCAGCCTTCACTAAAAGGATAGAAGAATTAATACCCCTGGGCCTTTCGGCTGCGGTTTATACACAGACTACAGATGTAGAAGGTGAGGTCAATGGCTTTATGACCTACGATAGAAAGGTGATTAAAATGCCTGTAGAAGATCTAAAACGCGTTAACGATAAACTTTATTTAATACCAGCTCCTTAA
- a CDS encoding glutaminase family protein, whose amino-acid sequence MKRLFISLALAGLLLKSSAQQRIAPAYPLLTHDPYFSVWSFTDGLNTSATKHWTGANQSLTGLLKVDGKVYRFLGGQEESFLTVLPASDEKAYTAKYVESEPEKGWNQAGFAETSWKTGTAPFGDGAATTQWRTKDLWMRRTFNLTQTDFKGLKLKLMNDDDVEVYLNGTRIFACECFNGKFIYVPVDTKLLKKGQNLLAVHVKNNVGGQWLDAGLVYDKPVAGNPNVLLAKQTKVGITATQTSYSFDCGNVNLDVDFTSPLLMSDLNLLSRPVSYVSFKVKAKDGKKHNAEVYFGASTGLAVNTEFQEVTAKQYKAGQLSVLKAGTKEQPVLKKQGDDVRIDWGYLYVAAPGTSVRQYAGPADEALAAFATGKATGKTSAEGKKLILSTELPFNQVGTAPVEKHILIGYDDLYAVQYFGQNLRAWWNRKNDQTIEKQLELANAEYAAVLKKCTDFDQRFRADNVKAGGKKYADLLDLSYRQSIAAHKLVESPQGELLFLSKENFSNGSINTVDITYPSAPLYLVYNPDLLKGMLNGIFYYSESGKWKKPFPAHDLGTYPLANGQTYGEDMPVEEAGNMIILTAAIAKVEGNADYAKKHWKTLSVWADYLSKEGFDPANQLCTDDFAGHMARNANLSVKAIVALGGYGMLADKLGMKAEAVKYMTMAKQMAVKWMEMANDGDHYALTFDQKNTWSQKYNMVWDKVLDMDIFPKDVFKKEFKYYLTKQNAFGLPLDSRRSYTKSDWIMWTATLTDNRADFEKLIDPIFKFATETPSRVPLSDWHETTDGKQVGFQARSVVGGYAIKLLDYKLHGK is encoded by the coding sequence ATGAAACGATTATTTATCTCTTTAGCTTTAGCGGGTTTACTGTTGAAGTCTTCAGCTCAGCAGCGTATTGCTCCGGCATATCCGCTGCTTACACACGATCCTTATTTTAGTGTCTGGTCATTTACAGACGGATTAAATACCTCGGCTACCAAACATTGGACAGGTGCAAATCAATCGCTGACAGGTTTATTAAAAGTAGACGGCAAAGTTTACCGCTTTCTGGGTGGACAGGAGGAAAGCTTTCTAACGGTACTGCCTGCTTCGGATGAAAAAGCATATACGGCAAAATATGTGGAATCGGAGCCTGAGAAAGGTTGGAATCAAGCAGGTTTTGCGGAAACCAGCTGGAAAACCGGAACAGCTCCTTTCGGAGATGGCGCCGCAACCACTCAGTGGAGAACTAAAGACCTCTGGATGCGCCGGACGTTTAATTTGACGCAGACAGATTTCAAGGGTTTAAAACTTAAATTGATGAACGATGATGATGTTGAAGTTTATTTAAACGGAACCCGGATTTTTGCCTGTGAATGTTTCAATGGCAAGTTTATCTACGTGCCTGTAGACACTAAACTTTTGAAAAAGGGACAAAATCTATTGGCTGTGCATGTTAAAAATAATGTGGGTGGTCAATGGTTGGATGCAGGTCTCGTTTATGATAAACCTGTTGCGGGTAACCCAAATGTTTTACTGGCCAAACAGACTAAGGTTGGAATCACTGCCACTCAAACTTCTTATAGTTTTGACTGTGGAAATGTAAACCTGGATGTTGACTTCACCTCACCATTACTGATGAGTGATTTAAATCTATTGTCACGTCCGGTTTCTTACGTTTCTTTTAAAGTAAAAGCTAAAGACGGTAAAAAACACAATGCTGAAGTCTATTTTGGCGCAAGTACAGGCTTGGCTGTGAATACAGAGTTTCAGGAAGTGACTGCTAAACAGTATAAAGCGGGACAATTGTCTGTTTTGAAAGCAGGCACCAAAGAACAGCCAGTATTAAAAAAACAGGGTGATGATGTGCGTATCGATTGGGGTTATTTATATGTAGCTGCACCGGGTACGAGTGTGAGGCAATATGCCGGCCCTGCTGATGAAGCTTTAGCTGCATTTGCAACAGGTAAGGCTACAGGAAAGACCAGTGCAGAAGGAAAAAAATTAATACTATCTACAGAGTTGCCTTTTAATCAGGTTGGAACAGCACCAGTTGAAAAACATATTTTAATAGGATATGATGATTTGTATGCTGTACAGTATTTTGGCCAGAATTTAAGAGCCTGGTGGAATCGGAAAAATGACCAGACGATAGAAAAACAATTGGAACTTGCCAATGCTGAATATGCAGCTGTACTGAAAAAATGTACTGATTTTGATCAAAGGTTTCGTGCTGACAATGTCAAAGCAGGAGGAAAGAAATATGCTGATCTTTTAGATCTTTCTTATCGTCAGTCAATTGCTGCCCATAAACTGGTAGAGAGCCCGCAAGGGGAACTCCTTTTTCTTTCTAAAGAAAACTTCAGTAATGGATCTATCAATACAGTGGATATCACTTATCCTTCGGCACCGCTATATCTTGTTTATAATCCTGATTTACTAAAAGGGATGTTAAACGGTATCTTTTATTATAGTGAAAGCGGCAAATGGAAAAAGCCATTCCCTGCACACGATCTGGGAACTTACCCTTTAGCGAACGGACAAACTTACGGAGAAGATATGCCGGTTGAAGAAGCTGGGAATATGATTATCCTGACCGCGGCAATCGCTAAGGTAGAAGGCAATGCAGATTACGCTAAAAAACACTGGAAGACACTTTCTGTTTGGGCTGATTACTTAAGTAAAGAAGGATTTGATCCGGCTAATCAGCTTTGTACAGATGATTTTGCGGGACATATGGCGCGTAATGCAAACTTATCTGTTAAAGCAATTGTTGCTTTGGGTGGGTACGGAATGCTTGCGGATAAACTGGGAATGAAAGCTGAGGCGGTGAAATATATGACGATGGCTAAACAAATGGCGGTGAAATGGATGGAAATGGCCAATGATGGAGATCATTATGCGTTAACTTTTGATCAGAAAAATACATGGAGCCAGAAATATAACATGGTATGGGATAAAGTACTGGATATGGATATCTTCCCTAAAGACGTATTCAAAAAGGAATTTAAGTATTATCTGACCAAACAAAATGCTTTTGGTTTGCCGCTGGACAGCCGCCGCAGTTATACCAAATCGGATTGGATTATGTGGACAGCAACGCTGACGGATAACCGTGCAGACTTTGAAAAACTTATAGATCCGATATTTAAGTTTGCTACAGAAACACCAAGCAGAGTTCCATTAAGCGACTGGCATGAAACCACAGATGGTAAGCAGGTTGGCTTCCAGGCGCGAAGTGTGGTAGGAGGGTATGCGATTAAATTGCTGGATTATAAGTTACATGGTAAATAA